In the Chroococcidiopsis sp. SAG 2025 genome, one interval contains:
- the fahA gene encoding fumarylacetoacetase — protein MIRPIDRTHNPNLRSWVDSANQKDTDFPIQNLPFGVFRPRNSNNSRIGVAIGDQILDLTACCQAGLLQELPQELQAACTVPKLNQLMAMGSRAASALRDRLSQLLRADAQNPPLESKILYSMSEAELLLPADIGDYTDFYASIFHATNVGKLFRPDNPLLPNYKHVPIAYHGRASSIVPSGTEIARPKGQRKSSGESVPSFGFSQHLDYELEVGFFISNGNQLGHPISIDDAEEHIFGLCLVNDWSARDIQAWEYQPLGPFLSKSFATTISPWVVTLEALAPFRCASFQRPQEDPLPLPYLSSAHDTQLGGIDLTVEALVRSEQMRAAEMQPFRLSRASFQSMYWTLAQMLAHHSSNGCNLRSGDLLASGTVSGAEAGTQGCLLEITQRGSKPIQLPTGEVSSYLNDGDEIELRGYCEQEGYARVGFGECRGRILSTS, from the coding sequence ATGATCCGTCCCATCGATCGCACCCACAATCCAAATTTACGCAGTTGGGTTGACTCGGCAAATCAAAAGGACACTGATTTTCCGATCCAAAACCTGCCGTTTGGCGTGTTTCGACCTCGGAACAGCAATAATTCTCGAATTGGGGTGGCGATCGGCGATCAAATTTTAGATTTAACTGCGTGTTGCCAAGCTGGATTGCTGCAAGAACTTCCCCAGGAACTACAAGCTGCATGTACTGTACCTAAATTAAATCAATTGATGGCGATGGGAAGTAGAGCAGCCTCAGCATTGCGCGATCGCTTGAGTCAGCTATTACGAGCCGATGCCCAAAATCCCCCTTTAGAAAGCAAAATTCTTTACTCGATGTCTGAGGCAGAACTTTTATTACCTGCAGATATTGGCGACTATACTGATTTCTACGCTTCGATCTTTCATGCCACTAATGTTGGTAAGTTGTTTCGTCCCGACAATCCACTCCTGCCTAACTACAAACACGTCCCGATCGCTTACCACGGTCGTGCTTCTTCCATCGTGCCTAGCGGAACTGAGATCGCGCGTCCCAAGGGTCAGAGGAAAAGTTCTGGGGAGTCAGTGCCAAGTTTCGGATTTTCTCAACATTTGGACTACGAATTGGAAGTTGGGTTCTTCATTAGTAATGGAAATCAGCTAGGTCACCCCATCTCAATTGACGATGCGGAGGAACACATATTTGGGCTTTGCTTGGTGAATGATTGGTCGGCAAGAGATATTCAAGCTTGGGAATATCAGCCCCTCGGTCCCTTCTTATCCAAAAGCTTCGCAACGACGATTTCTCCTTGGGTAGTAACCCTAGAAGCTCTAGCACCATTCCGTTGTGCATCTTTTCAACGTCCCCAGGAAGATCCGCTACCACTGCCTTATCTTTCCTCAGCGCATGATACTCAACTAGGTGGCATTGACCTTACGGTAGAAGCACTAGTCCGCTCAGAGCAAATGCGTGCAGCAGAAATGCAGCCGTTTCGCTTAAGTCGTGCTTCTTTCCAGTCGATGTATTGGACTTTAGCTCAGATGCTCGCTCACCACTCAAGTAATGGTTGCAATCTCCGCTCTGGAGATTTGCTAGCCAGTGGCACAGTTTCTGGTGCTGAAGCAGGAACGCAAGGATGTTTACTCGAAATCACACAGCGTGGCTCAAAGCCGATTCAACTACCAACAGGCGAGGTAAGTTCCTACCTAAATGACGGAGATGAAATTGAGCTGCGCGGATACTGCGAGCAGGAAGGCTATGCCAGAGTTGGTTTTGGAGAGTGTCGAGGTAGAATTCTTTCAACTAGCTGA
- a CDS encoding Mo-dependent nitrogenase C-terminal domain-containing protein, producing the protein MVKLLNLRNLVDQWFDNIEVRDRKIAKLLCQSIPASCPFERDIKLFGRTLFHIPPLCKLNPFYEQLVSLRFKALSYLTNESDKDKALYCY; encoded by the coding sequence ATGGTGAAACTTCTCAATCTACGGAATTTGGTTGACCAATGGTTTGATAATATAGAGGTGCGCGATCGCAAGATTGCCAAGTTATTATGCCAGTCGATCCCAGCAAGTTGTCCTTTTGAACGAGACATTAAGCTTTTTGGTCGTACTTTATTTCACATTCCACCTCTGTGCAAGCTAAATCCTTTTTACGAGCAATTGGTTAGCCTTCGGTTCAAGGCTCTGTCCTATCTAACGAATGAATCTGATAAAGATAAAGCACTATATTGCTACTAA